The Haemorhous mexicanus isolate bHaeMex1 chromosome 8, bHaeMex1.pri, whole genome shotgun sequence genome includes a window with the following:
- the STK17B gene encoding serine/threonine-protein kinase 17B, translating to MSRRKLENKSLSGLLATSLHTPIKTDNFYNFYMLESKELGRGRCAVVRKCVAKSTGQEYAAKFLKKRRRGQDCKAEIVHEIAVLELMKSNPRIVNLHEVYETANEIILVLEYAAGGEIFDLCVPDLDDRIGERDIVRLIRQILEGLCCLHENNIVHLDLKPQNILLSSINPLGDVKIVDFGMSRKLENSNELRQIMGTTEYLAPEILNYDPITTATDMWNIGVISYMLLTQESPFVGADVQETYLNISQVNVDYSEETFSSVSQPAKDFIQKLLIKNPEDRPTAADCLSHSWLQQGELMLLCSPEEICSSSQLPGHTAKCSEEWSVKSSCSGSCSDKEDKENIPEDSSTFSKRFRFDDSLQYPQDFMTDFVC from the exons ATGTCGAGGAGAAAGCTGGAGAATAAAAGCCTTTCTGGCTTGTTGGCCACATCTCTGCACACACCAATCAAGACAGATAACTTCTACAACTTTTATATGCTTGAATCAAAAGAGCTAGGAAG AGGAAGATGTGCTGTGGTTAGAAAATGTGTAGCTAAATCCACAGGCCAAGAGTATGCAGctaaatttttaaagaaaaggagaagaggtCAAGACTGCAAAGCAGAGATTGTGCATGAAATTGCTGTCCTGGAATTAATGAAGTCCAATCCTCGCATAGTTAATCTGCATGAAGTCTATGAAACAGCAAATGAAATCATCTTAGTGTTGGAATA tgctgctggaggagaaatATTTGACTTGTGTGTCCCAGATCTGGATGACAGAATTGGTGAAAGGGATATTGTAAGGCTTATAAGGCAAATACTTGAAGGACTTTGCTGCTTGCATGAAAACAATATTGTTCATCTTGATTTAaag cctcaaaatattttgctgagcAGCATCAATCCCCTTGGTGATGTCAAAATTGTAGATTTTGGGATGTCTCGGAAGCTTGAGAATTCCAATGAACTGCGGCAGATCATGGGAACCACAGAGTATCTTG CTCCAGAAATCTTGAACTATGATCCTATTACCACAGCTACAGACATGTG GAACATCGGTGTCATCTCATACATGCTGCTGACACAAGAATCTCCATTTGTGGGAGCTGATGTTCAAGAAACGTACCTTAATATATCTCAAGTTAACGTGGATTATtcagaagaaacattttcatcAGTTTCACAGCCTGCAAAAGACTTCATTCAAAAACTTCTCATAAAAAATCCAGA GGACAGGCCCACTGCAGCAGACTGTCTGTCCCATTCGTGGTTGCAGCAAGGGGAGCTCATGCTCCTGTGCAGCCCTGAAGAGATCTGCTCCTCCTCTCAGCTGCCAGGACACACAGCCAAGTGCTCAGAAGAGTGGAGTGTAAAatccagctgcagtgggagctgcagtgacAAGGAGGACAAGGAGAACATCCCAGAGGACAGCAGCACGTTCTCCAAACGCTTCCGATTCGACGACTCGTTGCAGTATCCCCAGGACTTCATGACAGACTTTGTGTGCTAA